aagatgagacacttagaaagtatatttaatttctggactccaagaatggcattcttcacataagtaacacctgtttgtgtgtttaatgttgcgttttgacGCTCAGTCAATATCGCAATGACCATAGTCCGCCtgttgccgccagtgtgtcgttagctcagcgaTTCCCTTATGCGTTGCGATGCTGGTGTTATATGAAATGGCAGTTCCAATCTCGGTGAAGGCCGCTGAATACaacgttttattttccattttaactaaTGGAATTGCAAACTgctaaatctgaagaatgcctttacacataaatattcttgcaattttgacttactaaattattttaatatcattaatgtctgttttgcaaatgccaaggtgcttcactgtaaaatagtttccgaaaagattcaaacctactgtcaacgattcgaatttgagctttgttcgtcatataggtctaacatgtcaggaggttgtttatgaagtgaacatgtagataaatatagttcctctcttctaaattttgcaatagcatttaactgtagaggttttctgacaccggcgttagcaattcctttccattctatgaaacctcaaaatcgataactttttctggtttaaatctgatgaccttaactatcacttccgatcaacgttaaatacttcctgaatccatacatggaactccaaatgtgcagtgttcctgcactgctacagagcatgcattgcaaggtattcacacagtttatagcatagacttaccataaggaatgaaacaaaaattgtaatacactttacaccacagacgctcactctgccttgacgaaaacatccgaatattggccaaaagttACCCAAATAAtggactttgaaaggaaaagaaagaggtatgaagcatttataaattcatcgaatgtagtgaggtggtttaatttcgtctaaGTCTGTCAAATTAATTTCGGACCATacgcagctcttgccgattaatgtaatagtcatggactgtgcggctggtcccggcggaggttcgagtccttcctcgggcgtgtgtgtgtgtgtgtgtgtgtgtgtgtgtgtgtgtgtgtgtgtgtgtgtgtttgtccttcggataatttaggttacgtagtgtgtaagcttagggactgatgaccttagcagctaagtcccataagatttcacacacatttgaacatttttgaatgtaatacagtacccatctactaatcagggcgtcggtctatgttgctttcgagcgtgaatggaaatcgtagaaatcttctatggagcaacatttaataataataaagcgttttaaattatcaaaagcgatgagcggtagcaggcgcttttgataaagaacgggggagcgcAGCGCCgcagctgtcgccacggccgctgccagtagccagcaaattgATCCCGGAGCTTCGCCGCATGCGACGTCCAGAGGACACTCTgcaagaaatctgccgcaaaatggttactggataaaagtTTGTTATCGGTGTGATAGAAAGttaaatagattgaatctgcattaCCATTACATTCATGTCTTCAACATTCAGTTGGAAGATGCTATAAAAATTTTTTGCGCCAGCCAGTTTCGATCCTCAGACATTGTAGACAGCAACAACGCACGGTACCGCTATACCACGGGCGTAAACAGCGTAGGGTTTCTCTTATAtgggacaagacttcctccaggaagtgccgcagtctacagtgttgccagattgtgcagattcccggacttagagaattagcgagttggccagtttatttgtcccatgtcgcgatcggcgcggacttagcctctgcagcggccggccgccggtcgagttttatgtcaaagagtgtacattatcTCAGGGTGCTGCCACCAGTTACTGTCTAACATGAAATGGCAGATTATGTTCCATCTGCAAAATAGTAGCTTTAGGCTCTAAACACTTCATTTTTGACTCCACATCTCACAAAAAGCCTTTATACAACCCTTCTTTGATTCATATTTTTCATCCCCTGCCACCCAAAACAAAAAACTCTTTAAGGTCTGAATGTATAAAGTCTGCTGACAAGCTCTCATTTGAACTTAGTTCAGATAATTAATGCAATtcatatttttttatgttgtttagTACTAAACTTCGGTCGAATGAACTAGGTTCAGAGTTGCTGTAATATGTCATGAGACACATTTGGTAACAGTGCTAAAGTCCATTATTGACATGGTTGTTGCACTTCAGCTGAAGATTTTTTGATGTAAAGTTGGAATAAAAGAACCAGAAGAAGCTACAATTACTGGTAATGGCGTGTGATGTGTATCCTGTAGCATAAAATCTTGCTATTAAGACTAGCGTACACATTGTAGTCAGTGATTTATGTCATTTGGTTGGTTTCAGCATATGGTCTCTCAATCTTAGTTCTAACTGTTGCACAGTATGTTTATCCAGACAAACTCTCAATTTAAATTCTTTACCATTTAGAATTGATCCCTCTTTCACAAAATACTTGAGGTGCTCTTTGGAATGGAATGTGATACTCAGAATGGCGAGCTAtctgtaaagagagagagagagagagagagagagagagagagagagagagagaagattagcATGTTTTGTCACTGGTTCATATAACAAGTGCAAGAGTACCATGGAGGCACTAGTCCAACTCCAGTACTGGATGCTACAAGAGATAGATTGTGCATCACAATATgggttactgttaaaattctgggaGTCTATGTTCCTAGAGgagtcagccaatatattgcttcctcctacatatttcTCGCAAAAGAATCATGAAGGTAAAATTGGAGACATTTGCGCTCATACTGAGACttacaggcagtcgttcttcctgaatACCATTGGCATCTGCAACAgcaggggaagggggaagggacTGCAGTACAAAGTGTACCCTTCTCCGCACATGATAACATggctagatgtagatgtataatataATTCTCAGTATTTAAGGCTCTTGCACACTGCACGCTGATCATTAGAGAAGCTCGGAATGCCAGGAAAGCAGCAACTGCTGTATTCGGTGGCATGGTTTCAATAATGGATAATTCAATAATTACCTGTGCTATAGATGACTGCCACCTTGCATTGACCATAAGGTTGTGAGGCTGATTGGTCTTCTTAAACAAACTGTTGTCGACCATGTCATTGTGTAGCATCACGTTGGGCTTTCAGCTGTTTGCTGAGCATAATCTTAacgtatgtataaacagaacattTGTCATGTATGTTGACATCTTTTTGTAAATATGAAAGATTCAATAATTCGCAGGTTTTAAAGCCACTGTTGTTCAACTCTATAGAAACTTTTGATGCAGAGAGCAGCCGAGGTATACATTTTCATTGTCTGATTATGTAGAGCTGTCCTCAAGCTGAATGTTGCTTTGAACACCATAGTAATTTACTAGACTTCTTTTTATTGAAAGAACctaggcaagactcagtatcaaaagCAAGATCTTTGGATTTGTGGTCCAGCATGGACTGTGAAGTCACACCATTGCTTGTTGGAAAGTGTCATTGTCGATTTACCTACATGCTATTTTGgttcatctacacacacacacacacacacacacacacacacacacacacacacacacacacacacacacacacacacacacacgagagagagagagagagagagagagagagagagagagagagagagagagagagagagagagagagctgtagtaACAGTTTATACAGTGTAGGTGTACAGTAACTGTACAGTAACTCTTAACACAGTGTGGAAGAACATAGTATTTAATATGAATTGTGTAATTACTGTTATTCAAGTCTAGAGAGGATTTTTATTGGAGACATTTGGTAATTGTTGAGTGTTGTCAAACTCCATATACTTACTGTTCATTCCAGGTAACCCAAATGTACCTTTCTTACTTTTTTCCAACATGTCTATGAAATGATTTAACCTTTTTGCATTAATTATGAGTCTCCTCAAAGATTTCTTGTGAGAGCAATTATTAGTTGCAGTCGCTACctacaaattaaagaaaaaaaattcaaacttcAGCTGTGTTGGAGTTGCATACTTAAGTATTTCTTTACCATTTCTTTGTTACAAAAAACTTCTTCATTATTTACTTCTTTTCAACTTGTATTTGTGAAAGACAATATCTGTTTTTTGTTAGTGTCACTaggttgtgaaatgaaatgatgactCCCCCCTCCACCACACCCTGTCTCCTCCTGCCCTTCATGTAAGAGTTTCACAAATTTGATTTCTCCTGATAAACAATGTCTTCTCTTTTACATTTGAATAACTGGATAAAAAAATCTCTAAAATCATTCAGAGATTTAGTTTATGAATTGATCCTGATGAATCAATCTTGGAAATGTTCCTACTTTTAACCATTGTGATTTCCACAGATTGACTGTACCAGtatctgataaaaatcattgttTCAAACAGAGTCACTAAGCAgtgtataaattatttattatttggcTGGTGTCGGATACTAACCCATCATTAGGATTACTGGCAGTAATTGTGTCCAAATTGGTGTGATTGCTGGCAGTAATGGCACTCAAGTTGGTGTCGTGCATGTTGCTTACCAGTTGTCAGCATTAATTTTTTCAGGGGAGAAACTTGAAAACTTTAACCATGTAAAAATACATGGCATATTGTTAAAATCATGAGGTAGCACAAACAGCTCATGCTAGCTTCAGTAGAAAACAAATTGTACTGAATATGTTTGTCCTGGTGCTCAACAGTGTATATTGTTATAGCTCACATGAGCAACTGGTAAACATGTGCCTCAGTCATACCATCAGCATACTACTGAAATTGTTGTTTCTCCACTTGGAAAAAATCAGATTCATACTTGGAAACTACCAGTCCAACTCTTGTTTAATGCTAGCAATCATGTGGTTCATAACTTACAAGACTGACCAGAAAACTGCAATAAATTTTGAGGAGCATGCTTCTTGGACCATTTTGTAGCAGTCTCTCATTAAGATGTGGTTATACGTTGTCATAGAGTTCTGTCCTGCAAATGTCAGCATGCAGCAGCTATTTCATAGTGATCTCGGGCATGGAACTAGGTAAGGAAAGAAACACTTAAGAAAGCTGCTGCATTACATTGCAACTATATAAGCATATGGcatactttgaataataatttttactAGCAGTCTCTTGCAAACACTTTCAGATTCAAGGAACTTGGGATGTCCTGTGCCATCCCACAGACAACTTTAAGATTTTATGCCAGAGTACAGAACTACAGTCAAAATTAGTGACAAATGTACAAATTAAATTTTACTACCATCAACAAATGTGATTacagtgattgtgaaattgttgtgGTCTGAGTAGAAACTTTTGGTACTCAGTATGTTCTCAACTACATTTATAATATGATACGCTATTACTGGATTTGGCCATACATTCTATTACTGGATTTGGCCATACATTGGCCATCTTCCTAGAATGtataagaaaaatgagtaatgactATTGTCATATTACAAAGGTGATGGTgtctaaaataaaaaaagtgggtTTTACAATACATGAGTCACTCTCCTTTATAGACAGAATGTTTTTGAGAAATTTTAACAACTTCCTAGTGGCTTTTCAGGTATCTTCTAATGTTATTAATTCATAGCAAGTTTATGTGACTGTGAAGTTAATGTATTAGCTGTTTGGTAAGGTTTTTAGCTTGGGAAGCAAGCGTTACCATTTCTCTGACAGATAGAGAGTTGTAGATGCACCACTATTTGAAAATGGGGAGGTAAGAGTGGAATAATATTTGATGTATCCCATAGTTAATTTAATGTATGCAACTTGTAGAATGTGTTGAAGTTTGACCTTGCTCATCTTTTTGCTACCTGTGTAAAGGGACTGTGGGGAGAGATGGTGCCATTAATGCTACACAAAACTTCTCTCTAGCTTTTGTTGCGGGGTACCTCAGTGAGGTCACAGTTTTATTTCTTTAAACTATTTGTAACTCTCACTCTCTCTTTGTTGATACTAATGTGTTATACCTTCCAGCTTCAATTTTAATAGTAGTAATACAATGTTTactacatttccttttctttttcagaaaaaaactgcGATTTGAGATCTTGAAAAATTTTCCACAGTTGAAGGAGGAAGATGTCTTATCTATAATACCAAATAAGGAGGCAGCATCTGTTGTGAAAGTCTTCACGCACTCAAAGGATTTAGTCATGGTTTACTTTGCTGTAAATAATCCAATTGTGTTTGAATATGAAGGTGTTCTTTTCCCAACAGTATATTTACTGTGGCAATTTCCAGAACTTCTGTACTGTTTCACAACATGGCCACAGGTGTTCCCAAAACTGGCTGGTGGAGCTGACCTCATGTTACCTGGTGTGATTTTGCAAGGTGAATTCAATGCAAAGTCATATGGCAACTTGCAGAAAGGAGAAAGAGTTGCTATTAACACAACAACCAACCTTGCTCCAGTTGCTGTTGGTATGACATATCTCTCAAGTACAGACATGTTTCTTTGCGGCAAGAGAGGAAAAGCAGTGCGCGTTCTGCATTTTCTGGGGGATGACTTGTGGGCACAAGGTACAAAAACAGCAGTTCCAAATTTGGGACCTCCCAGTGGATTTGCATgtgaaaaagaggaagaagaacatGATTCTTTGCAAAAAGATAATTTGGCGTCACAGATTAGTGAAATTGTCATAGACTCACCAAAGCCTGAATCATCATGTAGTTCTGAAACAGAAAAGGCAGATGATGAATTTTCTGTAACAAATACAAATACCCTCACGGATGAAGTTTGTGAAGAAGCTTCTGAGCAGTCAGAAAAAGATAGCGATGAAAAGGAACTTATGGATGAGCTGATAATgtactgttttcttaaagcattgAAAACGACAGCAAAGAAAGCAGAGTACCCAATGCTGGCAAGCACATTTTGTAAGCAGCATTTATTACCTGCCTGCCCTCCTGGTAGGACACTTGATGTCAAAAAAACGAGCTACAAGAAACTGTCAAAGTTTTTGGTTGAAATGGACGCAATCAATATAATCAAAGTTAAGGAACTTACCAAAGGTGTTCAACGAATTATGAGTATTGATCTTAGCCACCCAAGATTTAGGGAATTTGTGTATGCTGAAGAAGATAACTGCACATCCCAGCCAGAAACTAAAGATCAAGGTTGCAAAGGAAGCCCAGAAATAAAAGAGATGTATGTGGTGACTGCTGCTGTCCTACCTTTGTTTAGGCATTTTGGATATGTGTGAgtataaatttaaaagaaatacaTATTTTATGCATGCAAGAACCAAAGTTCAACTGTTAAATAATTATGTACATGATTCTGTCAAACCATAGCTGCGTATGTATACCCCATCAAGGGGCTCAACCTTTGTAAGTATGCATGTCGTGGCACCTGTACTCGAGGTCAAGTGGGGGACCACACCCTGCTACCTCCCCtcccaggtctctctctctctctctctctctctctctctctctctctctctctctctctctgggaaaTATAGTgttgtcaggtgtttttctttcaagaaaatgattttaaaagtcagtattatgcaggtttttaatGGCGTCAGGACTGGGAATTTTGTATGGCTACTTACAAATCACCAGTCGTCTTCCAAAATAAtactaaaaatactccatacctccagttataccccccccccccccccataacctaTCATACGAGCACCTTTGTATGCATATGATGAGCATGGGTTCATGAGCCGTTGGAGTACTTCTTTCTTTTCTGTACTAAAACTCACACCTCTATCTGTTATGTTCTGTTGCTTACATTCCCCTTGCTCCCATCTCCATGACAGCATGGCTTCTACACAGATGCTGTTTTGATTCACCCTGTTTCCCCTTCCCTTTGAATTATAAGTGCAAAATATGTGCAGTGGAGGGCACCCAGTGAACTTTCTGCATAAGCCATGTAGTGTGTGCTTATCTTATTTGGGGCACCAAGAGTCCAGAGAACACCCACTGTGCCAGGTGGCTGTTGCCTTGCGTATGTGTTGGTGACACCAtaataacatatttttaaaatttttattaacttatttctcaaaaacaaatattt
This sequence is a window from Schistocerca nitens isolate TAMUIC-IGC-003100 chromosome 3, iqSchNite1.1, whole genome shotgun sequence. Protein-coding genes within it:
- the LOC126248001 gene encoding eukaryotic translation initiation factor 2D, which translates into the protein MTLFSKSFKVKTNSQLKGSERKKLRFEILKNFPQLKEEDVLSIIPNKEAASVVKVFTHSKDLVMVYFAVNNPIVFEYEGVLFPTVYLLWQFPELLYCFTTWPQVFPKLAGGADLMLPGVILQGEFNAKSYGNLQKGERVAINTTTNLAPVAVGMTYLSSTDMFLCGKRGKAVRVLHFLGDDLWAQGTKTAVPNLGPPSGFACEKEEEEHDSLQKDNLASQISEIVIDSPKPESSCSSETEKADDEFSVTNTNTLTDEVCEEASEQSEKDSDEKELMDELIMYCFLKALKTTAKKAEYPMLASTFCKQHLLPACPPGRTLDVKKTSYKKLSKFLVEMDAINIIKVKELTKGVQRIMSIDLSHPRFREFVYAEEDNCTSQPETKDQGCKGSPEIKEMYVVTAAVLPLFRHFGYVKGTSLPVSLLRKHITDYVKEENLQSTSDRRMVNLDATLRKVTNATDDTLALNWEELITKTMSRMTHSYQCTISGKAPVVNKGKLEPITIHVAKRTGNKKVTLIDNLELYGVVMQDFSRECQHGVAASTSISSVPGKKSQQLMVQGDQTIFVEKLLRTKYEIPKRYILAGN